The following proteins are encoded in a genomic region of Enoplosus armatus isolate fEnoArm2 chromosome 11, fEnoArm2.hap1, whole genome shotgun sequence:
- the mlphb gene encoding melanophilin isoform X3, giving the protein MPGSTTGKKLDLSKLTDEEAKHVWEVVQRDFDLRKKEEDRLGELKTKIEKEDTKRELLGNQTSLTESHCIRCLQPFKFLVNSKRQCLDCQLYICKSCSRYNKKELGWVCDPCRMARVLKIGTLEWYHENVRARFKRFGSAKVMRSLFKRLSGEHSCSQNGLEADGYEEHSMDGTDSQHYEGMKKAKRRLTVDPFEFELGSDYSIESRRRSNQAPVSHDIMNMDVGVRESLLAEADMASVFHQILKEQRKGLDLGMHDDLAYPDNRTTPSRSISQLSYSSCGSGSACGPRGSYLPGPDNSEEEEEEEEEDDHCRPYALYQSHPGPCRHASQESLNSPNPPPQITDLNTRMSAIETFLNHLEQKVTSTYDQTSQAPPTPNSTSPLPQWEEVDLEEQQLRQKLHEMTDNISDHSLTSEEDESNGPHSSQEIPAWRSPDGDAKPTRLPTRPTSRTSIIVSRLEEEQPQLTDSQKTNHSTESLERKWHPLEEGSKAGFKGSAALLVELEDKVAQAAANVQNAQSEVSYIENRIAALNAAGMPVDRRRKSAIPIQARRLSHNFPTKTGNDTGLMRRRLSIV; this is encoded by the exons AGAGCTAAAGACCAAGATTGAAAAAGAAGACACCAAGAGGGAATTGTTGGGCAACCAGACCAGCCTGACCGAGTCGCACTGTATTCGTTGTCTCCAGCCCTTCAAGTTCCTGGTCAACAGCAAGCGTCAGTGTCTGGACTGCCAGCTCTACATCTGCAAGTCCTGCAGTCGCTACAACAAGAAGGAGCTGGGCTGGGTGTGTGATCCCTGTCGCATGGCCAG GGTCCTTAAGATCGGTACTTTGGAGTGGTACCACGAAAACGTTCGTGCCCGATTCAAGCGCTTCGGCAGTGCCAAGGTGATGCGATCGCTCTTCAAGAGGTTGAGCGGAGAACACAGTTGCTCTCAGAATGGCCTTGAAG cagatggataTGAGGAGCACAGTATGGACGGAACAGATTCACAACACTACGAAGGG ATGAAAAAGGCCAAAAGGCGGCTAACTGTCGACCCCTTTGAATTCGAGCTGGGCTCTGATTACTCCATCGAATCAAGACGACGGTCAAATCAG GCCCCAGTCTCACATGACATCATGAACATGGATGTGGGTGTGAGGGAGTCACTGCTGGCCGAGGCTGATATGGCCTCCGTTTTCCACCAGATTTTGAAGGAGCAACGTAAAGGTCTGGACCTGGGAATGCACG ATGACCTTGCGTACCCAGACAACCGAACTACTCCATCTCGCTCCATCTCCCAGCTCAGCTACTCCTCATGTGGCAGCGGTAGTGCTTGTGGCCCCCGGGGCAGCTACCTGCCCGGCCCTGATaactcagaggaggaggaggaggaggaggaggaggatgaccaCTGCCGGCCCTACGCTCTCTACCAGTCTCACCCGGGCCCCTGCAGACACGCCTCCCAGGAGAGCCTGAACTCCCCGAACCCTCCACCACAG ATCACTGACCTGAACACACGCATGTCAGCCATTGAGACCTTCTTGAACCACTTAGAGCAGAAGGTCACCTCAACATACGACCAG ACCAGCCAGGCTCCTCCGACTCCAAACAgcacctctcctcttcctcagtgggaggaagtggactTGGAGGAGCAGCAACTGAGACAGAAGCTGCATGAGATGACGGACAACATTAGTGACCACAGCCTAACCTCTGAGGAGGACGAGTCCAACGGGCCACACTCCTCCCAAGAGATCCCAGCGTGGAGGAGCCCAGACGGGGATGCCAAGCCCACCAGACTACCTACCAGACCCACATCCAGAACGAGCATCATTGTCTCCCGACTTGAGGAGGAGCAGCCTCAGCTGACGGACTCTCAGAAG ACGAACCATTCAACAGAGAGCCTGGAGAGGAAGTGGCACCCCCTAGAGGAGGGATCGAAGGCAGGCTTCAAAGGCTCAGCAGCCTTGCTGGTTGAGCTGGAGGACAAGGTAGCTCAAGCTGCTGCCAACGTCCAGAACGCCCAGAGTGAG GTCTCTTACATAGAGAACAGGATTGCTGCCCTGAATGCTGCCGGCATGCCAgtggacagaagaagaaag TCTGCAATCCCGATCCAAGCAAGAAGACTTTCCCACAACTTTCCCACAA